A region of the Mytilus edulis chromosome 11, xbMytEdul2.2, whole genome shotgun sequence genome:
TACATACTATTTTTTTGACAGTCATTCTCATTCAGAATGTACACTGAATAATCCATTAGATTCCTCTGGAAAAAGTATTTTGATTGGATTTGCTGACTTACATGACCTCCTCAGTTACTTGTATAATTTTTACACCAGTTTACAAATTGATTTAGACTCTCAATATGAAATTTTACCTGTATGTATCAGTAGTAAAGATGCTGACAAAGATGTGACCAAGCAGATTAAGAATTACTTTGACGATCAGAAACTAaggaacataaaacaaaaaaagtttccTACCAGTATATGAAGGTACCCAAGTTTGTTTATATGAAATACTACatgcaaaaaagaagaaaagataaGAATTATAGAAAAACAGAAGCACATAGAAAGAAGTCTCAGAGAGATGATCCTGATATAAGACAGAAAGAGAGACAAAGAGAACTTTCTTctaaaagagaggctagaaagaatgaagatttcaagaaaacagaacttgctgctaaaagagagactagaaagaatgaagatttcaaaaaaacagaacttgctgctaaaagagaggctagaaagaatgaagatttcaaaaaaacagaacttgctgctaaaagagaggctagaaagaatgaagatttcaaaaaaacaGAATTGGTTGCAaaaagagaggctagaaagaaTGTAGATTTCAATATAagagaacttgctgctaaaagagaAGTTAGAAAGGATAAAAATTATAGAAGGGCTGAAGCAGAAAGTAAGAAGTCTCAAAGAGAAAATTCTGATTTAAGACAGATAGAAAGACAAAGAGAACTTGTTGCTAAAAGAGAAGTAAGAAAGGATAAAAATTATAGAAGGGCTGAAGCAGAAAGTAAGAAGTCTCAAAGAGAAAATTCTGATTTAAGACAGATAGAAAGACAAAGAGAACTTGTTGCTAAAAGAGAAGTAAGAAAGGATAAAAATTATAGAAGGGCTGAAGCAGAAAGTAAGAAGTCTCAAAGAGAAAATTCTGATTTAAGACAGATAGAAAGACAAAGAGAACTTGTTGCTAAAAGAGAAGTAAGAAAGGATAAAAATTATAGAAGGGCTGAAgcagaaagtaagaagtctaaTAGAGATAATCCTGATTTAAGACGGATGGAGAGACACAGAGAATTTGTTGCTAAAAAAGAGGctagaaagaatgaaaatttcaaaagaaacgaaacagaaaagaaaaaaattgccaGACAAGATGAAAACTACAGAAAACATGAGTCCGAACGAGACTTCCACAGAAAACAAGAATATAGGTCACATccagaaaatttagaaaatgagcgTTTGAAGAAACAAAGTTTAAGACAGAAAAACCTAGATAAAGACAGATGTTATGAAAAGACAGTCAAAAGTtctaaaagaaaaaacattgctTTTACAGATCATGAAAAAGACCTCAAAAAGAAAAGAACTCATGGTATAACTCTTGACACCtgcataagaaattttaaaacaaaaattaatgaagGTCCTACCTATATATGTACTTCATGTCAGCAAACTTGGTTCTGTGATTCTGTAGTTAGTGCTAAAACTATTAAAATGAATACTCCTGCTAACATGTCTCAttgttttactaattttaaatctGTACAGCACATAGAATGGATATGCCACACTTGTCTAAatgcaattaaaagaaaaaaaatacctcGCTTTGCAATAGCAAATAAGATGGGATTTCCCCAAAAACCAAAAGAATTAAATTTGTATCCCTTAGAAGAGAGACTGTTATCATTAAGAATTCCTTTTATGCAGATTCGACAGTTGCCTCGAGGTGGACAGTTATCAGTTAAAGGCAATGTTGTAAATGTGCCTGTTGAAGTTCAACCTACAATAAATTCACTTCCACATACATTAGAGAAATCGGGAACAATATCAGTTAAACTGAAGAAGAAGCTGGAATTCAAAAAGTGTGATTTTAGTGAAAATGTGAGACCATTTGCTGTCATTTGTGCATTACATTATTTAATGAGAACAAGTGACTTGTACAAGTCTTCTGGAATAGAAATAAATGAGGATTGGATTACAGAAATagcaaaaataaatgaagaagaaataccaaatgaaaaaaatagtacaGAACAAGAGAATAACCAAGATGAAAATGATTCAGAAGATGACTCCGATCATTTCAGTGAAGTAGATGAAAATGAAACACATGTTGGTAATACAGATACACTGTTAGATCACATTCCAGACGACAATCCACTATGTGATGCAGGTTTAACTTTTGCTCCTGGTGAAGGTCAACGACCAATTAGTCTCTACAGTGATCCTGATGCAGAGTACTTATCTTTTCCAACTATATTTTGTGGTCAAAGAAGGCCAGATAATAAAGACAGGTCTGTTTCTGTTCACTATACTGATATTGTCAAATGGGAACTAAGGTCCATGGATAGGAGAGTAGCACAGTCtgtaccaaacattttttttaagttgaagaaaattcagttaaaaaacaTAAGTGATAAGGTCAATCTTGCTCTGAGAAGGTGTCAATCAGAAGGAAAAAAATGGACAGCAAAAGATGTACTCAATCCTAACACTGTAAATGATCTTGTCAGATTGGATGAAGGTTATTACATCTTTAGAAGTTTAAGAAACTCTCCAGTATACCTTGAAAAGAGGAAAAAAGATTTGTTTGCAATGATCAGACAATTGGGTCTTCCAACATGGTTTGGCTCTCTTTCATCTGCAGACACTAACTGGAAAGATTTGTTGCGAATTCTAGGCAAATTAAATGATGGCAAAGAGTATACTGACAATGAATTGGAAGAAATGGATTGGAATCAAAAATCTAAACTTGTTCAGAAAGACCCTGTGACATGCTCTAGATATTTTGATTATCGTGTCCAACAGTTTATTAACTTGGTATTGAAAAGTGATCATGATCCTATTggaaaattgacagattttttttatagggtTGAATTTCAACAGAGAGGTTCACCACATATTCATATCTTGATTTGGATTGAAAATGCACCAGTATATGAAAGTGATTCAAATGAAGATATTGTagcatttattgataaatatgtcTCCTGTTCACTTTCAGATAATGATACTAGTTTAGTCAATTTGCAAGTTCATAAACATTCTAAAACATGCAGAAAAAAAGGTCACCCAATTTGTCGTTTTGGTTTCCCCCTTCCACCTATGAAAGCAACAGTTATTCTAGAGCCATTGAAAGAAAATGATGACATAGAAAAGTACAAGGCTCtatataaagaaatacaaaacgaaaTTAATACACTTCACAATTCTGAAGATATAGACCAGATGACATATGACATGTTTTTAGATGATGTGTTACAAATGGATGATGAAAATTACATTAAGGCCATAAGAAGCAACTTGAGTGGTCCAAAAGTTTTTCTCAAAAGAAAACCATCTGAAGTCCGTGTTAATGGTTACATGAAAACTGTGTTGATAGCTTGGCAAGCAAACCATGatttacagtttgttttagatGCATTTGCATGTGCAGTGTATATTGTTTCATACATAAGCAAGTCACAAAAAGGTATGAGTGCATTACTAGACCAAGTAGCAAAAGAAGCACGACAGGGAAATTTAGACTTGAAGCATCAAGTAAGGCACATTGGGAATTACTTTTCAAATTCTGTTGAAACAAGTGCACAAGAAGCAACATACTTAACACTACAGATGCCTTTAACAAAAGCTACAAGACAAGTTGTCTTCATTAACACATCTCCACAACACAAAAGAACTTTCCTCCTGAAGCAATCATCAGCCCTAGAAAAACTAGGCCCAGAATCTACCGAAATAGAATCAGATAATGATATTAAAAGATACTCGCGTAGACCAAAACAACTGGAGAACTGGTGTCTAGCAGACTTTGTATCTCAGCTTGAATTGCAGTATCATAAAACCTCAGAATCCTCAGATCATGAAACAGAACAGCAAGAAAATGAATCTGAAAGTGAAAATGAAGAGGCAAATGCAGATgttatagaagaaaaaaaaaccaaaataaacatAACACTGAAGAATGGTATTAGAATATACCAAAGAAAAACACCCAAGGTTATAAGATATGTTAAATACAATTACAAGACTGACTCTGAAAACTTCTACAGAGAACGCTTAATGTTATTTTATCCATGGAGAAACGAACTTTCAGATTTGCAATGTGGAcatgaaacatttgaaaaaatgtacTTGACTGTTTCAAGACTATTAGAAAAGAAAGCTAAGCAATATGAAGGAAAAGTAATAGATCTAGACAAAGCTATAGAAGAGGCAGAAAATGATTGTAATGAGAATGATCAATTAGCACCTGCCACACAGCAAGTAGAAATGGAAGATGCTGAAATAGGCCCAACAGAATCTGAACAGTATGTTCATTTCAATCCAGATAGACCAACAGAACATAGGCTGTATGATATGTCTCGTGAAGTTGGAATTGAAGCAAGAACAGTAGAATTGACAAATCATGCCAACAGAATAAGTGAGAGTGATTATTTTGCATTGATAAGATCCTTGAATAAAAAACAGTGGGAATTTTTCCAACATGTTGTCACATgggttaaaacaaaacatgaaccattttatacatttttgacagGTGGAGCAGGATGcggaaaatctgttgttgtcAGAGCAATATTTCAAGCTTTACATAGACACTTATGTTCTATTGAAGGTGAGGACCCTGACGATATAAGAATTCTTCTTTGTGCTCCTACTGGAAAGGCAGCTTACAATATAAATGGTCTGACTATTCACAATGCTTTCCAGatacaaccaaataaaggacTTGACCAGTCACTGTCATGTGATGTTCTCAATACACTCAGAATGAAATACAGAAATTTGTCTCTGATTTTGATTGATGAAATTTCAATGGTTGGAAACAAAATGTTCTCTTTACTAGAGAGAAGGCTGAAAAAAATCAAGGGAAGCAACTGTTCATTTGGTGGAGTGAGTATCATAGCTATTGGTGACTTTTTCCAACTCCAACCTGTATTTGACAGCTGGATTTTCAATGATCTAAGCAAAGGATTAACAGCTTTAGCTCCTAATTActggaaattattattttcttttcatgaaCTTACTGAAATAATGAGACAAAAAGATGATTTGGAATTTGCTCAATTACTAAATAGGTTGAGACAAAATCAGCAGACTGAAAATGATTTTGCAGTTTTAAATACAAGAACTGTTTCAATCAGTGATCCAACATACAGAACTAATGCTACTCATTTGTTTGTTGAAAATGCtttagtggataattttaatttacaataCATATCTAAATTAAGCTCACAAAAAGTTAAAGTTAAATCAGTTGACACAGTTTGTGGGGATTTACCAGcatctgtaaaaacaaaattacttagTTCTTTACCAGAAAAACAGACTGATACAGCCAATCTAGCAAAGGAAGTGGTATTAGCAATTGGGATGAAATATGATCTTACAGCTAATATTGAAGTCACTGATGGTCTCACAAATGGTTCAACTTGTGAACTTAAATTGATAGAGTGCAAAACTAAATCTGTAAGACCAAGTATCATATGGGTAAAGTTTGAGGATGCCAGAATTGGTGCTAACAATAGAAGAAAATATTCACACTTGTATGGAAAAGATGTTGAAAAAACATGGACTCCAATGTTTGACATTAAAAGGTcatttacttataaatataagaCCTTTGAAAGAATTCAATTTCCTCTTCGTCCAGCAGCCGGAAAAACAATTCATAAAT
Encoded here:
- the LOC139494147 gene encoding uncharacterized protein is translated as MPRRKNWRVAEAKRGVKNPMKQRLTDLTGDTGPINSTKSDIDIGDTDTFNNSISNNMGDTDLHSNINNSNSNNMGDTDLHTNINNSNLKLLELSELNTLEISELNILEISELNKLEQSELNQNSNNNCAKELNQNSNNNCANQNSNNNCANQNSNNNCGKETCYIQTDILSNESNNSYAKKDSHCIVQTNLLQDQNEQFKTDSEQGVSKYYNSFNANFIKFGTFDHHSHSECTLNNPLDSSGKSILIGFADLHDLLSYLYNFYTSLQIDLDSQYEILPVCISSKDADKDVTKQIKNYFDDQKLRNIKQKKFPTKLAAKREARKNEDFKKTELVAKREARKNVDFNIRELAAKREVRKDKNYRRAEAESKKSQRENSDLRQIERQRELVAKREVRKDKNYRRAEAESKKSQRENSDLRQIERQRELVAKREVRKDKNYRRAEAESKKSQRENSDLRQIERQRELVAKREVRKDKNYRRAEAESKKSNRDNPDLRRMERHREFVAKKEARKNENFKRNETEKKKIARQDENYRKHESERDFHRKQEYRSHPENLENERLKKQSLRQKNLDKDRCYEKTVKSSKRKNIAFTDHEKDLKKKRTHGITLDTCIRNFKTKINEGPTYICTSCQQTWFCDSVVSAKTIKMNTPANMSHCFTNFKSVQHIEWICHTCLNAIKRKKIPRFAIANKMGFPQKPKELNLYPLEERLLSLRIPFMQIRQLPRGGQLSVKGNVVNVPVEVQPTINSLPHTLEKSGTISVKLKKKLEFKKCDFSENVRPFAVICALHYLMRTSDLYKSSGIEINEDWITEIAKINEEEIPNEKNSTEQENNQDENDSEDDSDHFSEVDENETHVGNTDTLLDHIPDDNPLCDAGLTFAPGEGQRPISLYSDPDAEYLSFPTIFCGQRRPDNKDRSVSVHYTDIVKWELRSMDRRVAQSVPNIFFKLKKIQLKNISDKVNLALRRCQSEGKKWTAKDVLNPNTVNDLVRLDEGYYIFRSLRNSPVYLEKRKKDLFAMIRQLGLPTWFGSLSSADTNWKDLLRILGKLNDGKEYTDNELEEMDWNQKSKLVQKDPVTCSRYFDYRVQQFINLVLKSDHDPIGKLTDFFYRVEFQQRGSPHIHILIWIENAPVYESDSNEDIVAFIDKYVSCSLSDNDTSLVNLQVHKHSKTCRKKGHPICRFGFPLPPMKATVILEPLKENDDIEKYKALYKEIQNEINTLHNSEDIDQMTYDMFLDDVLQMDDENYIKAIRSNLSGPKVFLKRKPSEVRVNGYMKTVLIAWQANHDLQFVLDAFACAVYIVSYISKSQKGMSALLDQVAKEARQGNLDLKHQVRHIGNYFSNSVETSAQEATYLTLQMPLTKATRQVVFINTSPQHKRTFLLKQSSALEKLGPESTEIESDNDIKRYSRRPKQLENWCLADFVSQLELQYHKTSESSDHETEQQENESESENEEANADVIEEKKTKINITLKNGIRIYQRKTPKVIRYVKYNYKTDSENFYRERLMLFYPWRNELSDLQCGHETFEKMYLTVSRLLEKKAKQYEGKVIDLDKAIEEAENDCNENDQLAPATQQVEMEDAEIGPTESEQYVHFNPDRPTEHRLYDMSREVGIEARTVELTNHANRISESDYFALIRSLNKKQWEFFQHVVTWVKTKHEPFYTFLTGGAGCGKSVVVRAIFQALHRHLCSIEGEDPDDIRILLCAPTGKAAYNINGLTIHNAFQIQPNKGLDQSLSCDVLNTLRMKYRNLSLILIDEISMVGNKMFSLLERRLKKIKGSNCSFGGVSIIAIGDFFQLQPVFDSWIFNDLSKGLTALAPNYWKLLFSFHELTEIMRQKDDLEFAQLLNRLRQNQQTENDFAVLNTRTVSISDPTYRTNATHLFVENALVDNFNLQYISKLSSQKVKVKSVDTVCGDLPASVKTKLLSSLPEKQTDTANLAKEVVLAIGMKYDLTANIEVTDGLTNGSTCELKLIECKTKSVRPSIIWVKFEDARIGANNRRKYSHLYGKDVEKTWTPMFDIKRSFTYKYKTFERIQFPLRPAAGKTIHKSQGDTLQEVVVSLKSKRKGKIPHIHYVALSRVTSLTGLQILDLNQEAIAVAECVRQELHRLRTDATLQLCFKPLYNLSSNYFKVVFNNSRSLHAHFNDRKSDPNILDADVIGIAESRLISTDENDFHVPGFEPPVRLDQKQTNFNTRPPHGLVLYYRNNCILHNTVTFSTPSLEFVIADIISPSKGLFQVVFVYKAPNCKLQQLKDTFLANLLPDVYLRHPKMIIMGDFNIDLNTGNNSFLEFTRDSFCCSQIVSKPTTSYGTLLDLIFLNFDSKVNFETDVLDSYWSDHKVIYVAIETQ